One stretch of Thermus hydrothermalis DNA includes these proteins:
- a CDS encoding enoyl-ACP reductase FabI: protein MLTLDLSGKRALVMGVTNQRSLGYAIAEKLRQAGAEVALSYQGERLRTEAEKLAEALGGALLFQADVTQDAELDALFAGLKEAWGSLDYLVHAIAFAPREAMEGRYLDTRRQDWLLALEVSAYSLVAVAKRAEPLLQEGGSIVTLTYYASEKVVPKYNVMAIAKAALEASVRYLAYELGPKGVRVNAISAGPVRTVAARSIPGFTKMYDRVAQTAPLKRNVTQEEVGHLGLFLLSPLASGITGEVVYVDAGYHIMGMELE, encoded by the coding sequence ATGCTCACCCTGGACCTTTCCGGCAAAAGGGCCCTGGTCATGGGGGTTACCAACCAGCGGAGCCTGGGCTACGCCATCGCCGAAAAGCTAAGGCAAGCGGGGGCCGAGGTGGCTCTAAGCTACCAAGGGGAACGGCTTCGGACCGAGGCGGAAAAGCTCGCCGAGGCCCTGGGCGGGGCCCTCCTCTTCCAGGCGGACGTGACCCAAGACGCCGAGCTGGACGCCCTCTTCGCCGGCCTAAAGGAGGCCTGGGGAAGCCTAGACTACCTGGTCCACGCCATCGCCTTCGCCCCCCGGGAGGCCATGGAGGGGCGGTATCTGGACACCCGGCGGCAGGACTGGCTCCTGGCCCTGGAGGTTTCCGCCTACTCCCTGGTGGCGGTGGCGAAGCGGGCGGAACCCCTTCTCCAGGAGGGCGGGAGCATCGTCACCCTCACCTACTACGCCAGCGAGAAGGTGGTGCCCAAGTACAACGTCATGGCCATCGCCAAGGCCGCCCTGGAGGCGAGCGTGCGCTACCTGGCCTACGAGCTTGGCCCCAAGGGGGTGCGGGTAAACGCCATCTCCGCCGGCCCCGTGCGCACCGTGGCGGCAAGGAGCATCCCCGGCTTCACCAAGATGTACGACCGGGTGGCCCAGACCGCCCCCCTCAAGCGGAACGTCACCCAGGAGGAGGTGGGCCACCTGGGGCTTTTCCTCCTCTCCCCCCTGGCAAGCGGCATCACGGGGGAGGTGGTCTACGTGGACGCCGGGTACCACATCATGGGGATGGAGCTGGAATAG
- a CDS encoding type II toxin-antitoxin system VapC family toxin translates to MRFWDTSAIVPLLVQEASSQWAKRLLAEDGEMLVFWLSEVEALSALNRRRRQGALGERDYTLARKRLRRLKNAWHEVLPTEGVRKEAIRLLQAYPLRTLDALQLAALCVVASNVPTPLPLVTLDLRLAQAAAQEGFPVLQGV, encoded by the coding sequence GTGAGGTTCTGGGATACCTCGGCCATCGTCCCCCTCTTGGTGCAGGAAGCCTCTTCGCAATGGGCGAAGCGCCTTCTCGCCGAAGACGGGGAGATGTTGGTGTTCTGGCTTTCCGAGGTGGAGGCGCTATCGGCCCTAAACCGGCGTAGGCGCCAAGGAGCCTTAGGGGAAAGGGACTACACCCTGGCGCGGAAGCGTTTGCGGCGTCTTAAAAACGCCTGGCACGAGGTCCTGCCCACAGAAGGGGTGCGCAAGGAAGCTATACGCCTTCTCCAGGCTTACCCCCTACGAACCCTGGACGCCCTTCAGCTCGCAGCCCTTTGCGTGGTGGCGAGCAACGTACCCACCCCTTTGCCCCTTGTCACCTTGGACCTGCGCCTCGCCCAAGCCGCCGCCCAAGAGGGTTTTCCTGTCCTCCAAGGGGTATAA
- the zapE gene encoding cell division protein ZapE, whose protein sequence is MRLVDRHPEVDLEELLKSFAPPPRFQKATFAAYRPDPRYPSQALAKERLRRWVHDRPRGLFRPRMPGPQGIYLDGGFGVGKTHLLVAAYLEAPPPKAFLTFEELTYTLGLMGLREGARRFAGLRYLFLDEFELDDPGNAQMITHFLALTMDRGLRVATTSNTPPGALGEGRFNAEQFRHQIQSLAKRFAVERIEGEDFRHRDPECFPEPLADEALLALYREDPRRKSLDAFPELLAHLRTLHPIRYRYLFRDLDVVYIQGLAPIPDQNDALRFVHFVDQLYNLGLPLRASGVPLKELFPEGYRHGPFAKKYGRALSRLAELLG, encoded by the coding sequence ATGCGCCTGGTGGACCGCCACCCCGAGGTGGACCTGGAGGAGCTTCTGAAGAGCTTCGCCCCCCCGCCCCGCTTCCAGAAGGCCACCTTCGCCGCCTACCGCCCCGACCCCCGGTACCCCTCCCAGGCCCTGGCCAAGGAAAGGCTCCGAAGATGGGTGCATGACCGGCCTCGAGGGCTTTTCCGCCCCCGGATGCCGGGGCCCCAGGGGATTTACCTGGACGGGGGCTTCGGGGTGGGGAAGACCCACCTCCTGGTGGCCGCCTACCTCGAGGCCCCCCCGCCCAAGGCCTTCCTCACCTTTGAGGAGCTCACCTACACCCTGGGCCTCATGGGCCTGAGGGAGGGGGCGAGGCGCTTTGCCGGGCTTCGCTACCTCTTCCTGGACGAGTTTGAGCTGGACGACCCCGGCAACGCCCAGATGATCACCCACTTCCTGGCCCTCACCATGGACAGGGGCCTCAGGGTGGCCACCACCTCCAACACCCCACCCGGGGCCTTGGGGGAGGGGCGGTTCAACGCCGAGCAGTTCCGGCACCAGATCCAAAGCCTGGCCAAGCGCTTCGCCGTGGAGCGGATAGAGGGGGAGGACTTCCGCCACCGCGACCCCGAATGCTTCCCGGAGCCCCTCGCCGACGAGGCCCTCCTCGCCCTCTACCGGGAGGACCCCAGGCGGAAAAGCCTGGACGCCTTCCCCGAGCTCCTCGCCCACCTCCGCACCCTCCACCCCATCCGCTACCGCTACCTCTTCCGGGACTTGGATGTGGTCTATATCCAGGGCCTCGCCCCCATCCCCGACCAGAACGACGCCCTGCGCTTCGTGCACTTCGTGGACCAACTCTATAACCTGGGCCTCCCCTTGCGGGCTTCCGGCGTGCCCCTCAAGGAGCTTTTCCCGGAGGGCTACCGCCACGGGCCCTTCGCCAAAAAGTACGGGCGGGCGCTTTCGCGGCTTGCGGAGCTTTTGGGGTAG
- a CDS encoding type II toxin-antitoxin system Phd/YefM family antitoxin produces MRAVSLQEAQSRLEELLKEVQAGEEVLILDQGVTVARLVPETPKGALFRLEERGLLRRGKGKAQLEDLPLPSSQQSVLEALLEEREEG; encoded by the coding sequence GTGCGGGCGGTTTCCCTGCAGGAAGCGCAAAGCCGGCTAGAGGAGCTCCTCAAAGAGGTCCAAGCCGGGGAGGAGGTTCTTATCCTGGACCAGGGGGTAACCGTGGCCCGCCTGGTCCCGGAAACCCCCAAAGGGGCGCTCTTCCGCCTAGAAGAGCGGGGACTCCTACGCCGGGGAAAGGGAAAAGCCCAACTAGAAGACCTTCCCCTTCCCTCTAGCCAGCAGAGCGTGCTCGAGGCCCTTTTGGAAGAAAGGGAGGAGGGGTGA
- the def gene encoding peptide deformylase — protein MIYPIRLYGDPVLRRKAQPVRDFSRVKKLAEDMLETMFDARGVGLAAPQIGLSERLFVAVEYADEPDEEERPLRDLVRRVYVVANPVLLHREGEVEGTEGCLSLPGLYSEEVPRAERIRVAYQDEEGTPRTLELEGYMARVFQHEMDHLDGILFFERLPRPKREAFLEENRAELARMQKEARALLKELSRR, from the coding sequence ATGATCTACCCCATCCGCCTCTATGGGGACCCCGTGCTGCGCCGCAAGGCCCAGCCCGTGCGGGACTTTTCCCGGGTGAAGAAGCTCGCCGAGGACATGCTGGAAACCATGTTTGACGCCCGGGGGGTGGGCCTTGCCGCCCCGCAGATTGGGCTTTCCGAGCGCCTATTTGTGGCGGTGGAGTACGCCGACGAGCCCGACGAGGAAGAAAGGCCCCTTCGCGACCTGGTGCGCCGGGTCTACGTGGTGGCGAACCCCGTCCTCCTCCACCGGGAGGGGGAGGTGGAGGGCACGGAGGGGTGCCTATCCCTCCCTGGCCTCTACTCCGAGGAGGTGCCCCGGGCGGAGCGCATCCGGGTGGCCTACCAGGACGAGGAGGGCACCCCCCGCACCTTGGAGCTGGAGGGCTACATGGCCCGGGTTTTCCAGCACGAGATGGACCACCTGGACGGGATCCTTTTCTTTGAGCGCCTGCCTCGCCCTAAGCGGGAAGCCTTCTTGGAGGAGAACCGGGCGGAGCTGGCCCGGATGCAGAAGGAGGCCCGGGCGCTCCTTAAGGAGCTTTCCCGGCGATGA
- the fmt gene encoding methionyl-tRNA formyltransferase — protein sequence MRVAFFGTPAWAVPVLDALNRHHQVVLVVTQPDKPQGRGLRPTPSPVAQYAEAHGLPLLKPERLKGNEAFLKAFREAAPEVAVTAAYGKILPREVLEVPPYGFLNLHPSLLPKYRGPAPVPWALIRGEKETGVAIMKTEEGVDTGPLYALWRTEIAPHEDALTLSERLRDKGIELLLRVLQDLPHLTPTPQEGEPSYAPLLTKEEGRIRFADSAQAIYNRHRGVQPWPGSYFFHGGKRVKVLALRPEPGEGEPGVVQAVDREGVLVGTGEGLIRLLQVQPEGKRPMPAADWARGYGVVPGTRLG from the coding sequence ATGAGGGTGGCTTTCTTCGGCACCCCGGCGTGGGCGGTGCCGGTGCTGGACGCCCTAAACCGGCACCATCAGGTGGTCCTGGTGGTGACCCAGCCGGACAAACCCCAGGGGCGGGGCCTAAGGCCCACGCCGAGTCCCGTGGCCCAGTACGCCGAGGCCCACGGGCTTCCCCTCCTAAAACCCGAGCGGCTTAAGGGAAACGAGGCCTTTCTAAAGGCTTTCCGGGAGGCTGCCCCCGAGGTGGCGGTCACCGCCGCTTACGGGAAGATCCTGCCCCGGGAGGTCCTCGAGGTCCCCCCCTACGGTTTCCTCAACCTCCACCCCTCCCTCCTCCCCAAGTACCGGGGCCCGGCCCCCGTGCCCTGGGCCCTCATCCGGGGGGAGAAGGAAACGGGGGTGGCCATCATGAAGACGGAAGAGGGGGTGGACACCGGGCCCCTCTACGCCCTCTGGCGCACGGAGATCGCCCCCCACGAGGACGCCCTCACCCTTTCCGAGCGCCTACGGGACAAGGGGATAGAGCTCCTCCTCCGGGTGCTCCAGGACCTCCCCCACCTCACCCCTACGCCCCAAGAGGGCGAGCCCTCCTACGCCCCCCTCCTCACCAAGGAGGAAGGGCGGATCCGCTTTGCGGATAGCGCCCAGGCCATCTACAACCGCCACCGGGGGGTGCAGCCCTGGCCCGGGAGCTACTTCTTCCATGGGGGCAAGCGGGTCAAGGTCCTCGCCCTGCGGCCCGAGCCCGGGGAGGGGGAGCCTGGGGTGGTGCAGGCGGTGGACCGGGAAGGGGTCTTGGTGGGCACCGGGGAGGGACTTATCCGCCTCCTCCAGGTCCAGCCCGAGGGCAAGCGCCCCATGCCCGCCGCCGACTGGGCCCGGGGGTACGGGGTCGTCCCCGGGACCCGGCTCGGCTAG
- a CDS encoding CdaR family protein, with product MREWGGFLLALLAALALWYSLRERAPVVERAVSVPLRVVGLEGEKVAEGVPKEVLLRLRGPAPLVEGTPLVSAYLDLSGVEGAFAREVRVAVPQGVEVLEVRPARVEGRVEAVLSRTLPVEVLAQGAWVETEPAFVEAKGPRSQVEEAVVALGLDLGGEEVALTAFGPEGPLPGVELNPSRVRLVAREAPLFRKEVPLVFRPPEGLRVEDYAPKTIAVVGPREALEGLKEVEARPQGGFRPGVVEGPLLLNLPPGVQAVGQVLGSVRLALQ from the coding sequence GTGCGTGAGTGGGGCGGCTTCCTCCTGGCGCTTTTGGCGGCCTTAGCCCTTTGGTACTCCTTGCGGGAAAGGGCCCCGGTGGTGGAGCGGGCGGTGAGCGTTCCCTTGCGGGTGGTGGGCCTGGAAGGGGAAAAGGTGGCGGAGGGCGTGCCCAAGGAGGTCCTCCTGCGCCTAAGGGGCCCTGCCCCCCTGGTGGAGGGCACCCCCCTGGTTTCCGCCTACCTGGACCTTTCCGGGGTGGAGGGGGCCTTTGCCCGGGAGGTGCGGGTGGCGGTGCCCCAGGGGGTGGAGGTCCTGGAGGTGCGCCCAGCCCGGGTGGAGGGAAGGGTGGAGGCGGTCCTAAGCCGCACCCTCCCCGTGGAGGTCCTGGCCCAAGGGGCCTGGGTGGAGACCGAACCTGCCTTCGTGGAGGCCAAGGGTCCAAGGAGCCAGGTGGAGGAGGCGGTGGTGGCCCTGGGCTTAGACCTCGGGGGGGAGGAGGTGGCCCTCACCGCCTTCGGCCCGGAGGGCCCCTTGCCGGGGGTGGAGCTCAACCCCAGCCGGGTGCGCCTCGTGGCCCGGGAGGCTCCCCTTTTCCGCAAGGAGGTGCCCTTGGTCTTCCGTCCCCCAGAGGGGCTTCGGGTAGAGGACTATGCCCCCAAAACCATTGCGGTGGTGGGGCCTAGGGAGGCCCTGGAGGGCCTAAAGGAGGTGGAGGCGAGGCCCCAAGGGGGCTTCCGTCCCGGGGTGGTGGAAGGCCCCCTTCTCCTCAACCTCCCCCCTGGGGTCCAGGCGGTGGGCCAGGTTTTGGGAAGCGTGCGGCTTGCGCTACAATAG
- the tgt gene encoding tRNA guanosine(34) transglycosylase Tgt — MEPFAFSVEAQSGRARVARFSTPHGVVETPLFMPVGTQGSVKGLLPRDLKEIGSQILLANTYHLLLRPGPERVRALGGLHGFAGWRGPWLTDSGGFQVMSLGHLRRIDEEGVVFQSHLDGSLIRLTPERSLAVQEALGADIVMAFDECPPYPASRAYLKDSLERTLRWLERSLRAKTREDQALFGIAQGGTDLELRRLSTEETLRFDLPGYAIGGLAVGEPKEAMFRAVELSTRLLPEGRPRYLMGVGHPEDLVAAIGLGVDLFDCVYPTRTGRFGSALVPEGRLNLKNARFLEEKGPLEEGCDCYTCQTFSRGYLAHLVRAGEMLGGVLLSLHNLRYLHRLTEGAREAIRKGSYGDFARAFAERRFGKEVPLWFREALAAGGHW, encoded by the coding sequence ATGGAGCCCTTCGCCTTTTCCGTGGAAGCCCAAAGCGGCCGGGCCCGGGTGGCCCGTTTTTCCACGCCCCACGGGGTGGTGGAAACCCCCCTCTTCATGCCCGTGGGCACCCAAGGCTCGGTCAAGGGCCTTCTGCCCAGAGACCTTAAGGAGATTGGGAGCCAGATCCTCCTCGCCAACACCTACCACCTCCTCCTGCGCCCGGGGCCCGAGCGGGTGCGGGCCCTTGGAGGGCTTCACGGCTTCGCCGGGTGGCGGGGGCCATGGCTTACGGACTCCGGGGGCTTCCAGGTGATGAGCCTGGGGCACCTAAGGCGCATAGACGAGGAGGGGGTGGTCTTCCAGAGCCATCTGGACGGGAGCCTCATCCGGCTCACCCCGGAAAGGAGCCTGGCCGTCCAGGAAGCCCTGGGGGCGGACATCGTCATGGCCTTTGACGAGTGCCCTCCCTACCCCGCAAGCCGGGCGTACCTGAAGGACTCCTTGGAGCGTACCCTGCGCTGGCTGGAGCGCTCCCTAAGGGCCAAAACCCGGGAGGACCAGGCCCTCTTCGGCATCGCCCAAGGGGGGACGGACCTCGAGCTCAGGCGGCTTTCCACGGAGGAAACCCTCCGCTTTGACCTCCCCGGCTACGCCATCGGGGGGTTGGCGGTGGGGGAGCCCAAGGAGGCCATGTTCCGCGCGGTGGAGCTCTCCACCCGCCTCCTCCCCGAAGGCCGCCCCCGCTACCTCATGGGGGTAGGCCACCCGGAGGACCTGGTGGCGGCTATCGGGCTTGGGGTAGACCTCTTTGACTGCGTCTACCCCACCCGCACGGGCCGCTTCGGAAGCGCCCTGGTGCCCGAAGGCCGCCTCAACCTGAAAAACGCCCGCTTCCTGGAGGAAAAAGGCCCCTTGGAGGAGGGGTGCGACTGCTACACCTGCCAGACCTTTAGCCGGGGCTACCTCGCCCACCTGGTGCGGGCCGGGGAGATGCTTGGGGGGGTTCTCCTTTCCCTGCACAACCTCCGCTACCTCCACCGCCTCACGGAAGGCGCGCGGGAGGCCATCCGCAAAGGGTCCTACGGGGACTTCGCCCGGGCCTTCGCCGAAAGGCGCTTTGGCAAGGAAGTGCCCCTCTGGTTCCGGGAGGCCTTGGCCGCCGGGGGGCATTGGTAG
- a CDS encoding DinB family protein: MPLEAYGTWEEALARLGESRKALLALLQEAEASWLVTPLRVGAWTPLMVAEHIALVEESTARVLRRLRRLAAGESLPPVPFVPGEYKDGKPQAPEGVRPKGGLSLEEVLDLLQRARGFLLEEAKKADPHHPATFPHPFFGELNALGWVRAAAYHEAHHLKALQEAFSR; the protein is encoded by the coding sequence ATGCCCCTGGAAGCCTACGGCACGTGGGAAGAGGCCTTAGCCCGGCTTGGGGAAAGCCGCAAGGCCCTCCTGGCCCTCCTCCAGGAGGCGGAGGCCTCCTGGCTCGTCACGCCCCTTAGGGTGGGGGCCTGGACCCCCCTCATGGTGGCGGAGCACATCGCCTTGGTGGAGGAGTCCACCGCTCGGGTGCTCCGGCGGCTAAGGCGCCTGGCGGCGGGGGAAAGCCTTCCCCCGGTGCCCTTCGTCCCCGGGGAGTACAAGGACGGCAAGCCTCAGGCCCCCGAGGGGGTGAGGCCCAAGGGGGGGTTATCCCTGGAGGAGGTGCTGGACCTCCTCCAACGGGCCCGGGGCTTCCTCCTGGAGGAGGCCAAGAAGGCCGACCCTCACCACCCCGCCACCTTCCCCCACCCCTTCTTCGGGGAGCTCAACGCCTTGGGCTGGGTGCGGGCCGCCGCCTACCACGAGGCCCACCACCTGAAGGCCCTTCAGGAGGCCTTCTCCCGGTAG
- the ispG gene encoding flavodoxin-dependent (E)-4-hydroxy-3-methylbut-2-enyl-diphosphate synthase, which yields MRRPTPTVWVGRIPLGGAHPIAVQSMTNTPTADVEATFRQVAALHRAGSEIVRLTVNDEAAAQAVPEIKERLLAEGIDVPLVGDFHYNGHLLLRKFPRMAEALDKFRINPGTLGRGRHKDEHFAEMVRIALDLGKPIRIGGNWGSLDPALLTELMDQNARRPEPKSAHEVVLEALVESVVRAYEAALEMGLGEDKIVLSAKVSKAPDLVQVYRELARRTQAPLHLGLTEAGMGVKGIVASAAALAPLLLEGIGDTIRVSLTPAPGEPRTKEVEVAQEILQALGLRTFAPEVTSCPGCGRTTSVRFQELAEEVSRHLKERLPEWRKRYPGVEGLKVAVMGCVVNGPGESKHAHIGISLPGAGEEPKAPVYADGKLLTILKGENLAQEFLKILEAYVKERFAPKA from the coding sequence ATGAGACGGCCCACCCCCACGGTCTGGGTGGGGCGCATCCCCCTAGGGGGCGCCCACCCTATCGCCGTGCAGTCCATGACCAACACCCCCACCGCCGACGTGGAGGCCACCTTCCGCCAGGTGGCAGCGCTTCACCGGGCGGGGAGCGAGATCGTCCGCCTCACGGTGAACGACGAGGCCGCCGCCCAGGCGGTGCCCGAGATCAAGGAAAGGCTTTTGGCCGAAGGCATAGACGTGCCCTTGGTGGGGGACTTCCACTATAACGGCCACCTCCTCCTCAGGAAGTTCCCCCGGATGGCCGAGGCCCTGGACAAGTTCCGCATCAACCCGGGTACCCTGGGCCGGGGACGGCACAAGGACGAGCACTTCGCCGAGATGGTGCGCATCGCCCTGGACCTGGGCAAACCCATCCGCATCGGCGGCAACTGGGGGAGCCTGGACCCCGCCCTCCTCACCGAGCTCATGGACCAAAACGCCCGGCGCCCGGAGCCCAAAAGCGCCCACGAGGTGGTGCTAGAGGCCCTGGTGGAAAGCGTGGTGCGGGCCTACGAGGCGGCTTTGGAGATGGGCCTAGGGGAGGACAAGATCGTCCTTTCCGCCAAGGTGTCCAAGGCCCCTGACCTGGTCCAGGTCTACCGGGAGCTCGCCCGGCGCACCCAGGCTCCCCTCCACCTGGGCCTCACGGAAGCGGGCATGGGGGTGAAGGGAATCGTGGCCTCAGCCGCCGCCCTGGCCCCCCTCCTCCTGGAGGGGATTGGGGACACCATCCGCGTCTCCCTCACCCCCGCTCCCGGCGAACCCCGCACCAAGGAGGTGGAGGTGGCCCAGGAGATCCTCCAGGCCCTGGGCCTCAGGACCTTCGCCCCCGAGGTGACGAGTTGCCCCGGGTGCGGCCGCACCACCAGCGTCCGCTTCCAAGAGTTGGCCGAGGAGGTTTCCCGCCACCTCAAGGAACGGCTTCCCGAGTGGCGGAAACGCTACCCCGGGGTGGAGGGGCTCAAGGTGGCGGTGATGGGGTGCGTGGTGAATGGCCCCGGGGAGAGCAAGCACGCCCACATCGGCATCTCCCTGCCGGGGGCGGGGGAGGAGCCCAAGGCCCCGGTCTACGCCGACGGCAAGCTCCTCACCATCCTCAAGGGGGAGAACCTTGCGCAAGAGTTCCTCAAGATCCTGGAAGCCTACGTGAAGGAGCGCTTCGCCCCCAAAGCCTGA
- a CDS encoding phosphopentomutase, whose protein sequence is MKVTAIVLDSVGLGYLPDAPSFGDEGADTLDHTVLKTGIALPNLAALGLGWVPGVHTLERAPRPRAGFGRMREVNPGKDTTTGHWEFVGIHLERPFRTFPEGFPEELLRAWAERIGVKGWLLNRPYSGTEAIRHHGEAHLKTGYPIVYTSADSVFQVAAHVAVVPPEVLYQWCQVAREMLVGEYQVARVIARPFAGEPGAFHRLEALRKDFALEPPRNVLDVLKEGGLEVVGVGKIPDIYAHRGFTREVKTADNADGLEKTLALLQEPLSGLLFVNLVDFDSKYGHRRNPQGYGEALEEVDRFLPRLLEALGPEDHLFLVSDHGNDPTFFGTDHTREYGMLLWVGPGVEGELGTRETFADLGATWVRLFGLSWEGPGTPIR, encoded by the coding sequence ATGAAGGTCACGGCCATCGTTTTGGACTCCGTGGGGCTAGGCTACCTGCCGGACGCCCCAAGCTTTGGGGACGAGGGGGCGGATACCCTGGACCACACGGTTTTGAAAACCGGGATAGCCCTGCCCAACCTTGCCGCCTTGGGCCTGGGCTGGGTGCCGGGGGTGCACACCTTGGAGCGGGCACCCCGGCCCCGGGCCGGGTTTGGCCGCATGCGGGAGGTGAACCCGGGGAAGGACACCACCACCGGGCACTGGGAGTTCGTGGGCATCCACCTGGAAAGGCCCTTCCGCACCTTCCCCGAGGGCTTTCCCGAGGAGCTTTTGCGCGCCTGGGCCGAGCGGATCGGGGTGAAGGGGTGGCTTTTAAACAGGCCTTACTCCGGCACGGAGGCCATCCGCCACCACGGGGAAGCCCACCTGAAGACGGGCTACCCCATCGTCTACACCTCGGCGGACTCCGTCTTCCAGGTGGCGGCCCACGTGGCGGTGGTGCCGCCGGAGGTGCTTTACCAATGGTGCCAGGTGGCCCGGGAGATGCTCGTGGGCGAGTACCAGGTGGCCCGGGTCATCGCCCGGCCCTTCGCCGGGGAGCCGGGAGCCTTCCACCGGTTGGAGGCCTTGCGCAAGGACTTCGCCCTGGAGCCCCCGCGGAACGTCCTGGACGTCCTCAAGGAGGGGGGCCTCGAGGTGGTGGGGGTGGGGAAGATCCCCGATATCTACGCCCACCGGGGCTTTACCCGGGAGGTGAAGACGGCGGACAACGCCGATGGTCTGGAAAAGACCCTCGCCCTCCTGCAAGAGCCCCTTTCCGGCCTCCTCTTCGTCAACCTGGTGGACTTTGATAGCAAGTACGGCCACCGCCGCAACCCCCAAGGCTACGGGGAGGCCTTGGAGGAGGTGGACCGCTTCCTTCCCCGCCTCCTCGAGGCCCTGGGGCCCGAGGACCACCTCTTCCTCGTCTCGGACCACGGGAACGACCCCACCTTCTTCGGCACCGACCACACCCGGGAGTACGGGATGCTCCTTTGGGTGGGGCCGGGGGTGGAGGGGGAGCTGGGCACCCGGGAGACCTTCGCCGACCTCGGGGCCACCTGGGTGAGGCTCTTCGGCCTTTCCTGGGAGGGCCCGGGGACGCCCATCCGCTAG
- a CDS encoding glutaredoxin family protein, which translates to MVRLYGVPGCGPCEIVKMFLAQKGVPFTFVNAREDQEAAKKVAELAGSPTAGVVLEWDGRTEVIRGVSPAALNAWYARYREKAS; encoded by the coding sequence ATGGTGCGGCTCTACGGCGTCCCGGGGTGCGGCCCCTGCGAGATCGTGAAGATGTTCCTGGCGCAAAAGGGCGTGCCCTTCACCTTCGTGAACGCCCGGGAGGACCAGGAGGCGGCGAAAAAGGTGGCGGAACTTGCGGGAAGCCCCACCGCCGGGGTGGTCCTGGAGTGGGACGGCAGGACGGAGGTGATCCGGGGGGTATCCCCCGCTGCCCTCAACGCCTGGTACGCCCGCTACCGGGAGAAGGCCTCCTGA
- the cdaA gene encoding diadenylate cyclase CdaA: MPFTWRDLLDILLVAVLFYSLGRLMAGTRALNLVRGVLVYLGVWFLASLLGLSTLSWLLGNAATLGAFALIVVFQPELRGLLERLGRAQGPRAPSLALEELLLGLSRLSERRYGALIALERRTPLGEYAATGEILEARLSARLLETLFYPGTPLHDGGAILRGDRVFAAGCVFPLSEARLGLGTRHRAALGLSEVSDALVLVVSEETGAIRLAEGGRLSPPLALEALRERLKEVIRA, from the coding sequence ATGCCCTTCACCTGGCGCGACCTTCTGGACATCCTCCTGGTGGCCGTGCTCTTCTACTCCCTGGGCCGGCTCATGGCCGGCACCCGGGCCCTAAACCTCGTCCGCGGGGTCCTCGTCTACCTTGGGGTCTGGTTTCTGGCGAGCCTCCTTGGGCTTTCTACCCTGTCTTGGCTCCTGGGAAACGCCGCCACCTTGGGGGCTTTCGCCCTCATCGTGGTCTTCCAACCGGAGCTTAGGGGGCTTTTGGAGCGGCTTGGCCGGGCCCAGGGGCCACGGGCCCCCTCCTTGGCCCTGGAGGAGCTTCTTCTCGGGCTTTCCCGCCTTTCCGAAAGGCGCTACGGGGCCTTGATCGCCCTAGAGCGGCGCACCCCCTTGGGGGAGTACGCCGCCACGGGGGAGATTCTGGAGGCCAGGCTTTCCGCTAGGCTTTTGGAAACCCTCTTCTACCCCGGCACCCCCCTGCACGACGGGGGGGCCATCCTCCGGGGGGACCGGGTCTTCGCCGCCGGGTGCGTCTTCCCCCTTTCCGAGGCGCGGCTTGGCCTGGGCACCCGGCACCGGGCCGCTTTGGGGCTTTCCGAGGTTTCCGACGCCCTGGTCCTGGTGGTGAGCGAGGAGACGGGGGCCATCCGGCTCGCCGAGGGGGGGAGGCTTTCGCCCCCCTTGGCCCTCGAGGCCCTGCGGGAACGGCTCAAGGAGGTTATCCGTGCGTGA